One Mailhella massiliensis DNA segment encodes these proteins:
- a CDS encoding sensor histidine kinase → MDDASQNGADNKLPFNLAKFFSYISLVLILISSVILTLFIGRTMTSSVLESQQEYALLLADNINRQIFRKFTLPVTYASGRVALSNPAQYKLLDEVIQSQLHGLQLSSVRLYDDHYTILYSTDPKEVRRTDLYTAGIPLVFEGKPHHFDVISSIPYTQALVTPNLKDGTFLLRTVFPLTIDSDFQGLRLRGQPVPVLGVLEIVQDMTPQYRGTIRSQWLIIAGFLVSTLILFFLLHFVARKAEFTLSRRMARNRQLEAQLHQAEKLASMGRMVASIAHEIRNPLGIIRSSSEFLIRRHKTEDATTQAMLSAIYDESCRLGTTVNDFLDYARPRQPRKDTVNLQDVLNKAMAFLGGEFQRQGVEIHANLSPDLIVQGDPDLLYRAFYNILANAQQAMKGPGQIFIESALPADGQITLTFRDTGPGFAEGTLDKVMDPFFTTKDNGTGLGLPIVQAIIDSHGGGMKLANAPQGGALITVRFPAQHTSTEQGSSHE, encoded by the coding sequence ATGGATGACGCAAGTCAGAACGGCGCGGACAACAAGCTGCCGTTCAACCTGGCAAAATTCTTTTCCTACATTTCGCTGGTGCTGATTCTCATTTCCAGCGTCATCCTCACGCTCTTCATCGGCCGCACCATGACAAGCTCCGTGCTGGAAAGCCAGCAGGAGTATGCGCTTCTTCTTGCAGACAACATCAACCGCCAGATTTTCCGCAAGTTCACGCTTCCCGTCACCTACGCTTCCGGCCGCGTCGCTCTTTCCAATCCGGCGCAGTACAAACTGCTCGACGAGGTCATACAGTCGCAGCTGCACGGGCTTCAGCTCTCCAGCGTGCGCCTTTACGACGACCACTACACCATTCTCTATTCCACCGATCCCAAGGAAGTGCGCCGTACCGACCTGTACACCGCGGGCATTCCTCTGGTATTTGAAGGAAAGCCCCATCACTTCGACGTGATTTCCTCCATTCCCTACACGCAGGCGCTGGTGACGCCCAACCTCAAGGACGGCACCTTCCTGCTGCGTACCGTCTTTCCCCTGACCATAGACTCCGACTTTCAGGGTCTGCGCCTGCGCGGCCAGCCCGTGCCCGTACTCGGCGTTCTGGAAATCGTGCAGGACATGACGCCGCAGTACCGGGGAACCATACGTTCCCAGTGGCTCATCATTGCGGGATTTCTCGTTTCCACGCTCATCCTGTTCTTCCTGCTGCACTTCGTGGCCCGCAAGGCGGAATTCACCCTGAGCCGCCGCATGGCCCGCAACCGTCAGCTGGAAGCCCAGCTCCATCAGGCGGAAAAACTGGCCAGCATGGGCCGCATGGTGGCTTCCATCGCCCATGAAATACGAAACCCCCTGGGCATCATCCGTTCCAGTTCCGAATTCCTCATCCGGCGGCACAAGACGGAAGACGCCACCACTCAGGCCATGCTCTCCGCCATCTACGACGAATCCTGCCGCCTCGGCACCACGGTCAACGACTTTCTGGACTACGCCCGGCCCCGTCAGCCGCGGAAGGACACCGTGAACCTTCAGGACGTGCTCAACAAGGCCATGGCCTTCCTCGGGGGAGAATTTCAGCGCCAGGGCGTGGAAATCCACGCGAATCTTTCCCCCGATCTCATCGTTCAGGGGGACCCCGACCTCCTGTACCGCGCATTCTACAACATTCTCGCCAACGCGCAGCAGGCCATGAAGGGCCCGGGGCAGATCTTCATCGAAAGCGCCCTGCCCGCCGACGGGCAGATAACCCTCACCTTCCGCGACACGGGCCCGGGATTCGCCGAGGGCACGCTGGACAAGGTCATGGACCCGTTCTTCACCACCAAGGACAACGGAACAGGTCTCGGTCTGCCCATCGTTCAGGCCATCATCGATTCCCACGGCGGCGGCATGAAGCTTGCCAACGCCCCGCAGGGAGGAGCGCTCATCACCGTCCGTTTCCCCGCGCAGCATACTTCAACCGAACAAGGAAGCTCCCATGAGTGA
- a CDS encoding ParB/RepB/Spo0J family partition protein: protein MNIPERGLGRGLSSLLSSATENGSEETRKLALTQLVPGKHQPRKLFDNNALAELAVSIRNQGVIQPLLVRLLPGMPQRYEIVAGERRWRAARMAGLTEVPVIVTEYTDKEAMTVALVENLQREDLNPMEEAEALQALRKAHGLSQEALAEQLGKSRSAVANSLRLLQLPAAMQEALAVSDISAGHARALLAVADEGLREQLFAAIREHHLSVREAEAAADTCKRSGRLPEKLLPQNGTEKPRAPRAPRPQVIRDLQKLLRQSSGTKATINGNEQSGRVQIPYSSPEELTRILGMLGLKDED from the coding sequence ATGAACATTCCCGAACGCGGACTCGGCCGAGGCCTCAGTTCCCTTCTCAGTTCCGCCACGGAAAACGGCAGCGAGGAAACGAGGAAACTTGCCCTTACGCAGCTTGTTCCCGGCAAGCATCAGCCCAGAAAACTCTTCGACAACAACGCCCTTGCCGAACTTGCCGTCTCCATCAGAAACCAGGGCGTTATCCAGCCCCTTCTGGTACGCCTTCTGCCGGGTATGCCCCAGCGCTACGAAATCGTGGCCGGGGAACGGCGCTGGCGTGCGGCACGCATGGCGGGCCTTACGGAAGTGCCCGTCATCGTCACCGAATACACCGACAAGGAAGCCATGACCGTGGCGCTGGTGGAGAACCTCCAGCGTGAGGATCTGAATCCCATGGAAGAGGCCGAAGCCCTGCAGGCTCTGCGCAAAGCCCACGGCCTGAGTCAGGAAGCGCTGGCGGAACAGCTCGGCAAAAGCCGTTCCGCCGTAGCCAACAGTCTGCGCCTGCTCCAGCTCCCCGCCGCCATGCAGGAAGCGCTCGCCGTAAGCGACATCAGCGCAGGTCATGCCCGCGCCCTGCTCGCGGTAGCCGATGAAGGTCTGCGCGAGCAGCTTTTTGCCGCCATCCGGGAACATCACCTTTCCGTACGCGAAGCGGAAGCTGCTGCCGACACCTGCAAGCGCAGCGGCAGACTCCCGGAAAAGCTCCTCCCGCAAAACGGAACGGAAAAGCCGCGCGCTCCCCGTGCTCCCCGGCCGCAGGTCATCAGGGATCTGCAAAAGCTTCTGCGGCAGAGCAGCGGCACAAAGGCCACCATCAACGGCAACGAACAGAGCGGCCGCGTACAGATTCCCTACTCCAGCCCCGAAGAGCTGACCCGCATTCTCGGTATGCTTGGGCTGAAAGACGAAGATTGA
- a CDS encoding ParA family protein translates to MARIIAVANQKGGVGKTTTSVNLSASLAIMENRVLLVDCDPQANSTSSLGFDQQNLTRNLYTALCGTSTLEETLLPTATPYLTLLPSSTDLVGIEIELVDKMAREFYLADLLGQIADNYDYIILDCPPSLGLITINTLCAAHEILIPLQCEFFALEGIVKLLHTYEQVRKRLNRELQILGVLLTMYDSRNKLARQVKAEAERCFPKHMFETVIPRNVRLSEAPSHGKSILHYDIKSKGAEAYLALAREVVHKTAQP, encoded by the coding sequence TTGGCCAGAATCATTGCCGTCGCCAACCAGAAAGGCGGCGTGGGCAAAACCACCACGTCGGTCAACCTTTCCGCCTCTCTGGCTATCATGGAAAATCGCGTACTTCTGGTGGATTGCGATCCGCAGGCAAATTCCACCAGTTCTCTGGGATTCGACCAGCAGAATCTCACACGCAACCTTTATACCGCGCTTTGCGGCACCTCCACGCTGGAAGAAACGCTGCTCCCCACGGCAACGCCCTATCTTACCCTGCTTCCCTCTTCCACCGACCTTGTGGGCATAGAAATAGAGCTGGTGGACAAGATGGCCCGGGAATTCTATCTTGCCGACCTGCTCGGTCAGATAGCCGACAATTACGACTACATCATTCTCGACTGTCCGCCCTCCCTCGGCCTCATCACCATCAATACGCTGTGCGCCGCGCATGAAATACTCATTCCTCTGCAGTGCGAATTCTTTGCTCTGGAAGGAATCGTCAAGCTGCTGCATACCTACGAACAGGTACGCAAACGCCTGAACAGAGAACTGCAGATTCTGGGCGTGCTGCTCACCATGTACGATTCCCGCAACAAACTGGCGCGTCAGGTCAAGGCCGAGGCGGAACGCTGCTTTCCCAAGCATATGTTCGAAACCGTCATTCCCCGCAACGTGCGCCTTTCCGAAGCGCCCAGTCACGGAAAATCCATCCTGCATTACGACATCAAGTCCAAGGGGGCGGAAGCCTATCTGGCCCTTGCCCGCGAGGTCGTCCACAAAACGGCCCAGCCCTGA
- a CDS encoding sigma-54-dependent transcriptional regulator: protein MSDISHILVIDDEKNYLIVMEALLKDAGYEVTALNDPEMALQFLDESEVDVVITDMKMPKLTGKEVLQRIKKSWPDLPVLIMTAFGSIESAVEAMRYGAFDYITKPFANDELLLSVHNAVELSKAHRQYKLLQESLEERYRTHHIIGKSKAIRNTLSIVDRVAVSRSTVLITGESGTGKELVARAIHFSSPRKEGPFVSVNCMAFNSGVLESELFGHEKGSFTGAVATRRGRFEQADHGTLFLDEVGELSMDLQVKLLRVLQERVFERVGGTDPISVDIRVVAATNRDLSKMVEEGTFREDLFYRLNVVQIPIPPLRERREDIPLLIAHFTEKIAEDNGIPAKSFSTEAQNYLTGYEWPGNIRQLQNVLEGCMVMVPGPVIGVDDLPPEIRGEESQFKSAVDLLPVELNLADTLDRIEAALIKRALVRADFVQAHAAELLGISRSLMQYKLKKYNITGH from the coding sequence ATGAGTGACATATCCCACATTCTCGTCATCGACGACGAAAAAAACTATCTCATCGTCATGGAGGCGCTGCTCAAGGACGCGGGCTATGAGGTAACGGCGCTCAACGACCCGGAAATGGCCCTGCAGTTTCTGGACGAGTCGGAAGTGGACGTGGTCATCACCGACATGAAGATGCCCAAGCTCACCGGCAAGGAAGTGCTGCAGCGCATCAAAAAATCCTGGCCCGACCTGCCCGTGCTCATCATGACGGCCTTCGGCAGCATCGAAAGCGCGGTGGAAGCCATGCGCTACGGCGCCTTCGACTACATCACCAAACCCTTCGCCAACGACGAACTGCTGCTTTCCGTGCACAACGCCGTGGAACTTTCCAAGGCGCACCGGCAGTACAAGCTGCTGCAGGAATCGCTGGAGGAACGCTACCGCACCCATCACATCATCGGCAAATCCAAAGCCATCCGCAACACGCTCTCCATCGTGGACAGGGTGGCCGTAAGCCGCTCCACCGTGCTCATTACCGGCGAATCGGGCACGGGCAAGGAACTGGTGGCCCGGGCCATACACTTCAGTTCCCCGCGCAAGGAAGGCCCCTTCGTTTCCGTCAACTGCATGGCCTTCAACTCCGGCGTACTGGAAAGCGAACTGTTCGGCCATGAAAAAGGCTCCTTCACCGGCGCCGTGGCCACGCGCCGGGGCCGTTTCGAGCAGGCCGACCACGGCACGCTCTTTCTGGACGAAGTGGGCGAGCTCAGCATGGATCTTCAGGTCAAGCTGCTGCGTGTGCTCCAGGAAAGAGTATTCGAACGCGTAGGCGGCACGGACCCCATCAGCGTGGATATCCGCGTGGTGGCGGCCACCAACCGCGACCTCTCCAAAATGGTGGAGGAAGGAACCTTCCGCGAAGACCTCTTCTATCGCCTCAACGTCGTACAGATTCCCATTCCGCCCCTGCGTGAGCGTAGGGAGGATATTCCCCTTCTCATCGCTCACTTTACGGAAAAAATCGCCGAAGACAACGGCATTCCCGCCAAAAGCTTCAGCACCGAAGCGCAGAACTACCTTACCGGCTATGAATGGCCCGGCAACATCCGTCAGCTTCAGAACGTGCTGGAAGGCTGCATGGTCATGGTTCCCGGACCGGTCATCGGCGTGGACGATCTGCCCCCGGAAATACGCGGCGAGGAATCGCAGTTCAAAAGCGCCGTGGACCTTCTGCCCGTGGAACTCAACCTGGCCGACACTCTGGACAGGATAGAAGCCGCGCTCATCAAACGCGCGCTGGTCAGGGCCGACTTCGTGCAGGCCCATGCGGCGGAACTTCTGGGCATATCCCGCAGCCTCATGCAGTATAAATTGAAAAAGTACAACATCACCGGGCACTGA